In Pseudomonas abieticivorans, the genomic window CGCGAGCTGGGCATCGAACAAGGCCTGATGACCACGATCCATGCCTACACCAATGACCAGGTGTTGACCGACATGTATCACAGCGACCCGTTCCGCGCCCGCTCCGCCACCCAGTCGATGATCCCGAGCAAGACCGGTGCCGCCGAAGCCGTGGGCCTGGTGCTGCCGGAACTGGCCGGCAAGCTGACCGGCATGGCCGTGCGGGTACCGGTGATCAACGTGTCGCTGGTCGACCTGACCTTGAACCTGAAACGCCAAGCCAGTGCCGACGAAGTCAACGCGCTGATGAAAGAAGCCAGCCAGCACTCGCGGATTTTGGGCTACAACACTCTGCCGCTGGTATCGTGCGACTTCAATCACAACCCACTGTCGTCGATCTTCGATGCCAACCACACCAAGGCCAACGGCAAGCTGCTGAAAGTCATGGCCTGGTATGACAACGAATGGGGCTTCTCCAACCGCATGCTCGATAACTGCCTGGCGCTGTGCAACGCCCAGTAACACAAAAGGAACGCAGTATGATCGGTATCGAATTCATCGAGTCACACCTGCCGGCGCGCAAGCGCATTGCGTTGGTGGCTCACGATCACTGCAAGGGCTTTTTGCTGGACTGGGCCGAACGCCAGAAGCACCGCCTGGCCGACCATCACCTGTTGGCCACCGGCACCACTGGCATGCTCCTGGAAAAGCGCCTGGGCTTGCCCATCGAGAGCATGCTCAGCGGCCCGTTGGGCGGTGACCAGCAATTGGGCGCGCGGATCGCCGAGCGCCGGGTCGACCTGCTGGTGTTTTTCTGGGACCCCTTCGAGCCGCAGCCCCATGACCCGGACGTCAAGGCATTGCTGCGGGTCGCGGCCGTGTGGAACATCCCCATGGCCACCAACGAGGCCACTGCGGACTACCTGCTGGGCAGCCCGCTGATGAACCAGGCGCACGCCTACCGGATTCCGGATTACGACGGTTACCTGAAAGCTCGCAGTTGATCGATACAAAGAACCGCTTGACCAAAGGCATAGATGATAAGCATTATCATTAACTGCCTTTTGGTCCGGTACCGCTGTGAGCCAGTCACACTTCAACTCTGTTTTTATCGCCCAGCGCCTGAGCCTGTTGCGCACGCTGCAACGCATGGTCAACAACCCAAGCACCGCCGAAGACCTGTTGCAGGAAACCTACCTGCGGGTGACCCGCGCCTTGGGCGAGCGCCCTATCGATCACCTGGAGCCCTTTGTGTTCCAGACCGCCCGCAACCTGGCGCTGGACCACCTGCGGGCGCGCAAGGTGCATGAACGGACCATGCTTGAGGACGTGCCGCTGGCGGTGTTGCAAAGTGTCGCCGCGCCACAGAGTTCGCCTGAAGAAGCCGCCCACGCCGAGCAATTGCTGATGCGCCTCAATACCAGCCTGAGCCAACTGTCCGCGCGCCAGCAGCGGATTTTTATCCTCAACCGGCTGCACGGCTGCAGCTACCTGGACATCGCCGAGCAGTTGTCGGTGTCGGCCAGCACCGTGCAAAAAGAGCTGAAACTGATCATGGCGATCTGCGTCGGTGTTGCGCAACGGATGGATCAATAACGAGTCTGGTAGGAATATTCCGAGTTTTTAATCGAAGGCCGCTGCTTGCCCACGCACTTTGTTAAGCTCAGCCGCCGACGACCCTGCTGGTGCGATGCCGAGGAACACCCGTGACAGAACACAACAGATCGCGCGCCGATAAGCCTGCCGGCAGCGCGATGGATCAAGCCCTCGACTGGTTGATCCGCCTGGACTGCGCCAGCGAAGCCGATCACCAGGCGTTCGACGCCTGGCTGGCCGCCGCTCCCGCGCACGCCGAGGCCTTCGCCCAAGCCAACGCCGTCTGGAACGGCCTGGCAGTCAGCCAGGCTGCCCATGCCCTGGATAAAAAGCGCCGCCCGGCGTGGTTGCGCACACTGCGCCCGCACTGGAAACCTCTGGCCAGCGCCGCCGTGCTGCTGATCGGCCTGTTCAGCTTCAGCAACCTGCCCCTGCGCTTGCAGGCCGACCACCTGACCGTGGTGGGCGAGCGTCAACGCCTGCAACTGGAGGACGGCTCCCAGGTGTTGTTGAACACCAACTCGGCGTTCTCCAGCCACATCGATGACCAACAGCGCTCGGCCAGGCTGTACCAGGGCGAGGCGTTTTTCGAGGTCGCCGGTAGCCGCCAACTGCCCTTGGAAGTACAGGCCGGGCCAGTGCGCGCCAGCGTGCGCGACACCGCTTTTGCCGTCAGCTACCTGGACGGCGAGGCGCAGGTACGCGTGCAGCGCGGCAATGTCGACCTGCAAGCCAGCCACGACGAACGCGTACGCCTGAGCGCCGGCGACAGTATCCGCATCGGCCCCCACGGCTTTGGCCAGCGTGAACGGCTGGACCCACAAAAGGACCTGGCCTGGGTGCAAGGCCGGCTGGTGTTCGAGAATTGCCCCTTGAGCCAAGTACTGGCCGAACTGCGCCGCTACTACCCGGGCTGGATCATCAACAATAACGAGCGGCTGGCCAACGTCTCGGTCACGGGCAACTACCGCCTGGACAACCCCCTGGACGTGGTGCGCTCCCTGGCGCACATCACCTCGGCCAGGCTGCACGAGTTTCCGGCGTTGGTGATTCTGGACTGA contains:
- a CDS encoding FecR family protein, which translates into the protein MDQALDWLIRLDCASEADHQAFDAWLAAAPAHAEAFAQANAVWNGLAVSQAAHALDKKRRPAWLRTLRPHWKPLASAAVLLIGLFSFSNLPLRLQADHLTVVGERQRLQLEDGSQVLLNTNSAFSSHIDDQQRSARLYQGEAFFEVAGSRQLPLEVQAGPVRASVRDTAFAVSYLDGEAQVRVQRGNVDLQASHDERVRLSAGDSIRIGPHGFGQRERLDPQKDLAWVQGRLVFENCPLSQVLAELRRYYPGWIINNNERLANVSVTGNYRLDNPLDVVRSLAHITSARLHEFPALVILD
- a CDS encoding RNA polymerase sigma factor; amino-acid sequence: MSQSHFNSVFIAQRLSLLRTLQRMVNNPSTAEDLLQETYLRVTRALGERPIDHLEPFVFQTARNLALDHLRARKVHERTMLEDVPLAVLQSVAAPQSSPEEAAHAEQLLMRLNTSLSQLSARQQRIFILNRLHGCSYLDIAEQLSVSASTVQKELKLIMAICVGVAQRMDQ
- a CDS encoding methylglyoxal synthase, yielding MIGIEFIESHLPARKRIALVAHDHCKGFLLDWAERQKHRLADHHLLATGTTGMLLEKRLGLPIESMLSGPLGGDQQLGARIAERRVDLLVFFWDPFEPQPHDPDVKALLRVAAVWNIPMATNEATADYLLGSPLMNQAHAYRIPDYDGYLKARS
- the gap gene encoding type I glyceraldehyde-3-phosphate dehydrogenase — translated: MTLRIAINGFGRIGRNVLRALYSQGYRQDLQVVAINDLGDSAMNAHLLKYDSVHGIFDATVDFDQEGLIVNGDRIAVSAIRNPAELPWKAEAIDVVFECTGLFTDRAKAAAHITAGARKVIISAPAKGADATVVYGVNHDILRQSHQIISNASCTTNCLAPVAQVLHRELGIEQGLMTTIHAYTNDQVLTDMYHSDPFRARSATQSMIPSKTGAAEAVGLVLPELAGKLTGMAVRVPVINVSLVDLTLNLKRQASADEVNALMKEASQHSRILGYNTLPLVSCDFNHNPLSSIFDANHTKANGKLLKVMAWYDNEWGFSNRMLDNCLALCNAQ